TTGCTTCATTTGGGCTTGTTCGTCGTACAACTCTTGGGTGTCATTGTCACCATAGTAAGGACGAACTGCTGGATAAACAACTTCTTCTTCAGCTTGAGCGTGGACTAACAGATCCTTATACATTTGACCGAAGTATTCTTGAATCTTTTGAGGATCGTTAGTAGCACCCATTTCCGTATATAAGGTGTTGACTTTAGCATGATCCATCCGGATAATATCCTGAATGTTCATGTCTTTTTTATCAGATCCTTGAGTGATGACGCTACCAATAACACCAGTAGCCGCTGCTGCTGCGTCTTGAATGCGCGCGAATAGTCCTTGATCTGGGGTTTGTCCGGTGATTTCACGAACACCGAGTCGCTCAAGCAGTGGCTTTAGTTGCTCTTGATGACCGCGATTTTCAAAGTTAACGGTGTTAATTGGTGCGATCGCAGCTTGTACGTCTGCGCCAATAACTTGCCCTGCTTTGTGAATTAAATCTCCTGTCATGAACTGCTTGTGCTTAAGAAGTTCAAGCTGAGCAACCTTTTCATAGGTACTAAGTTCAGAACCTTGCATTAGTTTCTTAACAGTTTCGACAAACTGTTGCTCAGTTTGCTTTGGTTCTCCCTTAACGCCATATTGAACATATGCAGTTTCAATGATACCAAGATTTTTTTGGTCAGACTCAATCATACTCTGGAGGTCTTTTTTGCCCTCCTCGTCATCTACTTCAGATAATAATTGTTGTTCACTAAAAATTAATAGCTCTTGAACAGCTTTAAAATCTGCCATTTTGCTACCAAGCGCAGCGCGCTTTGTATCATCTAGCGTTACCGGCATTCTACGATTTCCTCTCTTTTATTCGTACCAGTGTTCTTAACTTTGAATATATCTATGCTTCTCTAGCTTGTTCCTCTTTCTTATGACTGATTAACTGCTATATCTTGTAGCCATAATATTTGTTAAGAATAATCCAAAAGAAGCAAGCCCTTATCGTTGACTTTCACGTTTGGAAAACACGCAGTTATCAAAGATAAAGGCTAAAGTTTGAGAGTTATTAAGTTAAATTGAGCAATATTTAAGACCTATCTTTAGGTCAATGCTGAAAATGAACAGTTGAGCAGTTAGGGAACGTCATATTGTTCTAGCTAGCTACGCTACCAAAGACACCACTCAACGCCGATACTGCATCTTGAACTCTTCCCCAAACGCCTTGGTCAGGATCGCGTCCTACGAGTTCGCGAGTACTTAATATTTCTAAAACACCTTTAAGTTGCTCTTGATGCGCTCTATTCTCAAAATTGACTTGATTAAGCGGTCCGATCGCTTCCATTAAGTCTTCGCCAACAACTTGCGCGGCTTTATGAATTAAAAGACCAGTCATCGCTTGCTGGTGTTTTAATTTTTCATGCTCAAACACTTTTTCGTAGGGCGATAGTTCGTTACCCGTCATCAGGTTTTGCACAGTTTCAACGAGTTTGCGAACTTTTTCGGGGGCGTCAGCAGAAACACCGAGTTTGGCAATACTATTTTCAATGACTTGAAGATTCTTCTGATCGTCCTTGAGCATATCTTGTAGGCGATCGCGAATATCTGTATCGCTAATAGCAGAGCTTAAGGTCTGCTCGTTGCTAATTAATAAATTTTGGATGGCTTTTAATGTTGCGAGTCGGCTTGCGATCGCCTGAAGCTGTGTTTCATTAAGCGTAGTTGCCATACTCTATATTTCTCCGATTGCTCTAGTTTAAACGAGAATAACTTGCAATAAATTAGAGCTTCGCATAACCCAATTTGGCGATTCATCCTCCTTATGACTGATTC
This portion of the Chroogloeocystis siderophila 5.2 s.c.1 genome encodes:
- a CDS encoding hemerythrin domain-containing protein, translating into MPVTLDDTKRAALGSKMADFKAVQELLIFSEQQLLSEVDDEEGKKDLQSMIESDQKNLGIIETAYVQYGVKGEPKQTEQQFVETVKKLMQGSELSTYEKVAQLELLKHKQFMTGDLIHKAGQVIGADVQAAIAPINTVNFENRGHQEQLKPLLERLGVREITGQTPDQGLFARIQDAAAAATGVIGSVITQGSDKKDMNIQDIIRMDHAKVNTLYTEMGATNDPQKIQEYFGQMYKDLLVHAQAEEEVVYPAVRPYYGDNDTQELYDEQAQMKQMLDQIKALDPSSSQFKDQVKQLMDVVGDHIRQEESTMFTAIRNNFSDEQSEQLATKFKEAKSKLQDQMAAS
- a CDS encoding hemerythrin HHE cation-binding protein, with the translated sequence MATTLNETQLQAIASRLATLKAIQNLLISNEQTLSSAISDTDIRDRLQDMLKDDQKNLQVIENSIAKLGVSADAPEKVRKLVETVQNLMTGNELSPYEKVFEHEKLKHQQAMTGLLIHKAAQVVGEDLMEAIGPLNQVNFENRAHQEQLKGVLEILSTRELVGRDPDQGVWGRVQDAVSALSGVFGSVAS